The following proteins are co-located in the Castanea sativa cultivar Marrone di Chiusa Pesio chromosome 8, ASM4071231v1 genome:
- the LOC142607630 gene encoding CBL-interacting serine/threonine-protein kinase 10, which yields MENSSNVLLKRYELGRLLGQGTFAKVYYARSIGTNQSVAIKVIDKEKIMKVALIDQIKREISIMRLVKHPNIIHLYEVMATKTKIYFIVEYAKGGELFNKVSKGKLKEDVARRYFQQLINAVDFCHSRGVYHRDIKPENLLLDENDNLKVSDFGLSALAESKRQDGLLHTTCGTPAYVAPEVINRKGYDGAKADIWSCGVVLYVLLAGYLPFHDSNLMEMYRKIAKSEYRCPNWFPPEVRRLLSKMLDPNPNTRASMAKIRESSWFRKGLSSKRTSPERKSKNVSPEMDASGPCESSSMASDSKQESTKPPSLNAFDIISLSAGFDLSGLFEEDSRRKEARFASSKPASVIISKLEEIGKRLKMKVMKKEAGLLKLEGLKEGRNGILSIDAEIFEVTPSLHLVEVKKANGDTLEYQQVLKENIRPAIKDIVWVWQGEQPPQQLQEPQEQQQQQLDQHQ from the coding sequence ATGGAAAATTCATCGAATGTGTTGTTGAAAAGATATGAATTAGGGAGATTACTAGGCCAAGGAACCTTTGCCAAGGTTTATTATGCGAGGAGTATAGGAACAAATCAAAGTGTGGCCATTAAGGTAATAGACAAAGAAAAGATTATGAAGGTTGCGCTCATTGATCAGATCAAACGAGAAATATCTATTATGAGACTGGTTAAACACCCTAACATTATACATCTCTATGAGGTCATGGCCACCAAGACTAAGATTTACTTTATCGTGGAATATGCTAAAGGTGGTGAGCTATTTAACAAGGTGTCAAAAGGAAAGCTGAAGGAGGATGTTGCACGGAGATATTTTCAGCAGCTGATCAATGCAGTTGATTTCTGTCACAGTCGAGGTGTTTATCACCGGGATATAAAGCCTGAGAATCTATTACTAGATGAGAATGACAATCTAAAGGTCTCTGATTTTGGGTTAAGTGCCCTCGCTGAATCAAAGCGCCAAGATGGGCTACTCCATACCACTTGTGGCACTCCTGCATATGTTGCTCCCGAAGTCATTAACAGGAAAGGCTATGATGGGGCCAAAGCTGATATATGGTCTTGTGGGGTGGTTTTGTATGTCTTATTGGCAGGTTATCTCCCATTCCACGACTCAAATTTGATGGAGATGTATAGAAAGATTGCCAAATCAGAATATAGGTGTCCTAATTGGTTCCCCCCGGAAGTGCGCAGGCTGCTGTCCAAAATGTTGGACCCAAACCCCAACACTAGGGCTTCCATGGCCAAGATTAGGGAAAGTTCTTGGTTCCGAAAAGGATTGAGCTCTAAACGTACTTCACCTGAAAGGAAAAGCAAGAATGTGAGTCCTGAAATGGATGCTTCTGGTCCCTGTGAGAGTAGCAGTATGGCTAGTGATTCAAAGCAAGAATCAACTAAACCTCCAAGCTTGAATGCTTTTGATATTATTTCCCTTTCTGCCGGGTTTGATCTGTCTGGTTTATTTGAGGAAGATTCTCGAAGGAAAGAAGCAAGATTTGCTTCCAGCAAGCCTGCATCGGTCATTATCTCTAAGCTGGAAGAAATTGGTAAGCGACTAAAGATGAAAGTGATGAAGAAGGAGGCAGGTTTGTTGAAATTGGAGGGACTGAAGGAAGGTAGGAATGGGATCTTGTCCATTGATGCAGAGATCTTTGAGGTCACTCCATCTCTTCATTTGGTGgaagtgaagaaagcaaatggggATACCTTAGAATATCAGCAAGTACTTAAAGAAAACATAAGACCTGCTATCAAGGATATTGTTTGGGTTTGGCAAGGTGAGCAGCCGCCACAGCAACTGCAAGAGCCACAGGAGCAACAGCAACAACAGCTGGACCAGCATCAGTAA